From a single Melospiza georgiana isolate bMelGeo1 chromosome 5, bMelGeo1.pri, whole genome shotgun sequence genomic region:
- the MAB21L2 gene encoding protein mab-21-like 2 — MIAAQAKLVYQLNKYYTERCQARKAAIAKTIREVCKVVSDVLKEVEVQEPRFISSLSEIDARYEGLEVISPTEFEVVLYLNQMGVFNFVDDGSLPGCAVLKLSDGRKRSMSLWVEFITASGYLSARKIRSRFQTLVAQAVDKCSYRDVVKMIADTSEVKLRIRERYVVQITPAFKCTGIWPRSAAQWPMPHIPWPGPNRVAEVKAEGFNLLSKECYSLTGKQSSAESDAWVLQFGEAENRLLMGGCRNKCLSVLKTLRDRHLELPGQPLNNYHMKTLLLYECEKHPRETDWDEACLGDRLNGILLQLISCLQCRRCPHYFLPNLDLFQGKPHSALESAAKQTWRLAREILTNPKSLDKL, encoded by the coding sequence ATGATCGCCGCGCAGGCCAAGCTGGTCTACCAGCTCAACAAATACTACACGGAGCGCTGCCAGGCGCGCAAGGCGGCCATCGCCAAGACCATCCGGGAGGTGTGCAAGGTCGTGTCGGACGTGCTGAAGGAGGTGGAGGTGCAGGAGCCGCGCTTCATCAGCTCCCTGAGCGAGATCGACGCCCGCTACGAGGGGCTGGAGGTGATCTCGCCCACCGAGTTCGAGGTGGTGCTCTACCTCAACCAGATGGGCGTCTTCAACTTCGTGGACGACGGCTCCCTGCCGGGCTGCGCCGTGCTCAAGCTGAGCGACGGCCGCAAGCGCAGCATGTCCCTCTGGGTGGAGTTCATCACCGCCTCGGGCTACCTGTCCGCCCGCAAGATCCGCTCCCGCTTCCAGACGCTGGTGGCCCAGGCCGTGGACAAGTGCAGCTACCGGGACGTGGTGAAGATGATCGCGGACACGAGCGAGGTGAAGCTCCGCATCCGGGAGCGCTACGTGGTGCAGATCACGCCCGCCTTCAAGTGCACCGGGATCTGGCCGCGCAGCGCGGCGCAGTGGCCCATGCCCCACATCCCCTGGCCCGGCCCCAACCGGGTGGCGGAGGTGAAGGCGGAGGGCTTCAACCTGCTCTCCAAGGAGTGCTACTCGCTGACGGGCAAACAGAGCTCGGCCGAGAGCGACGCGTGGGTGCTGCAGTTCGGCGAGGCCGAGAACCGGCTGCTGATGGGCGGCTGCCGGAACAAGTGCCTGTCGGTGCTGAAGACGCTGCGCGACCGGCACCTGGAGCTGCCCGGGCAGCCCCTCAACAACTACCACATGAAGACGCTGCTGCTGTACGAGTGCGAGAAACACCCGCGGGAGACCGACTGGGACGAGGCGTGCCTGGGCGACCGGCTGAACGgcatcctcctgcagctcatctcctgcctgcagtgccGGCGCTGCCCCCACTACTTCCTGCCCAACCTAGACCTCTTTCAGGGCAAACCCCACTCGGCCCTGGAAAGCGCTGCCAAACAGACCTGGAGGCTAGCCAGAGAAATCCTCACCAATCCCAAAAGCCTCGACAAGCTATAG